One region of Endozoicomonas sp. Mp262 genomic DNA includes:
- the recB gene encoding exodeoxyribonuclease V subunit beta: MNNTTGSVSPLNARNFPLHGIRLIEASAGTGKTYTIANLYLRLVLGHGETHKQGEASGHSRALGVDQILVVTFTEAATGELRDRIRARIHDTRMAFIEGKSDDPFIQDLINDLDRHPERIELLLAAERQMDEAAIFTIHGFCQRMLKQHAFESGTLFSSELVSDENMLLEISAADFWRRTLYPLDKPLIALARKLWPSPGKLLAAVRPWLNKPNLQVNASTLPDSITSFYKHYIEPALAVKKLWLENMEDIHKQLKAAGLKGNSKPVTRLEKMEAFVRGSELVPSLNDKSTESWEIYGTASLKKALTKSGTLPDHPVFAKIDELLNNPATVKEAFKGLVLNNALISIQQQRAQLKAARHVFSFDDLLNNLATALENDPDRLLAEAILKQFPVAMIDEFQDTDPLQYTIFKTIYIDSQNKNGHSQDTKAGLFMIGDPKQAIYAFRGADIFTYMAAREQVNAHYTLDTNWRSSSVMIAAVNRIFQQAKAPFIYEDDIPFHPVAASEKGQHKSLLINGQPLPAGQLWFMDRDDVVGNTEYQDTMSLATATEINRLLTLANHNNCLIMEDGHSRPLQAGDIAVLVRKKAEGQRIRESLAQQGIASVYMSNSDSVFACQEAVDIQRLLLACLMPTDERALRAALATPLLALDAASLDRLNHDEQVWEHTVEEFTGYQQLWMERGVLPMLRRLIHQRKVAENLLADELGERRLTDLLHLGELLAAAALEQESQHGLLRWFTEAIESPNKDAAEQQLHLESERNLVKIVTIHKSKGLEYNVVFLPFPCLWQKERQPLYHDEKSRQAILDLSSPDQAREYAEKERLAEDLRLLYVALTRSVHTCYIGLAPVKAGGRNNPTDLHRSALGRLLANGQEIEASDLGTILEQLTEGNPAFAISTPPATPLPRYQPSGDQQPNLQARAFTGHIEKDWWVTSYSALSKHATAHSHPEITVLPSETVDPDASQEAAGHDMEVYLEPQSSQAAPLSQGDKLNLFNFPKGARPGTFLHTLFETVDFSETDKDKLDTQVQEMLLKEGFEEHWSPVLVTMLENCLQSSLDGINMKLADIPEHHRKVEMEFFLPIHQLQASALNQLMTQHDPLSAQACKLDFQQVKGMLKGFIDLTFEYQGKWYVLDYKSNWLGDCTDDYSQTHMAQAMIDHRYDLQYQLYSLALHRLLKQRLPDYHYDNHFGGVFYLFLRGVRTDDPERHGIYQHRPHKQFIEKLDALFSGTLDQQFAGVQACLSF, from the coding sequence CCCCTACACGGCATTCGCCTTATAGAAGCCAGCGCGGGCACAGGGAAAACCTATACCATTGCCAATCTCTATTTAAGGCTGGTACTGGGTCACGGTGAAACCCATAAGCAGGGAGAGGCCAGCGGCCACTCCCGGGCACTGGGCGTTGACCAGATTCTGGTAGTAACCTTCACCGAAGCCGCCACTGGTGAGTTAAGGGATCGCATCCGGGCACGAATACACGATACCCGCATGGCGTTTATCGAAGGAAAAAGTGATGACCCCTTTATCCAGGACCTGATTAACGATCTGGACCGTCACCCTGAGCGTATTGAACTCCTGCTGGCTGCTGAACGCCAGATGGATGAAGCTGCCATTTTTACCATCCATGGTTTTTGCCAGCGTATGCTGAAACAGCATGCCTTTGAAAGTGGTACCCTGTTCTCCAGCGAGCTGGTTTCCGACGAAAACATGTTACTGGAAATCAGTGCCGCGGATTTCTGGCGACGCACCCTCTATCCCCTGGATAAACCCCTGATTGCCCTGGCAAGAAAATTGTGGCCTTCCCCGGGGAAACTTCTGGCGGCGGTTCGCCCCTGGCTGAATAAACCAAACCTACAGGTCAATGCCAGCACCCTGCCAGACTCCATCACGTCATTTTATAAACACTATATAGAGCCAGCCCTCGCTGTTAAAAAACTATGGCTGGAAAACATGGAAGACATTCACAAACAACTTAAGGCAGCAGGCCTGAAAGGCAACAGCAAGCCTGTTACCCGGCTTGAAAAAATGGAGGCCTTTGTTCGGGGTAGCGAACTGGTTCCCAGTCTCAATGATAAATCAACAGAAAGCTGGGAGATCTATGGTACTGCCAGCCTGAAGAAAGCCCTGACAAAGTCGGGAACCCTGCCTGACCATCCGGTCTTCGCAAAAATTGATGAACTGCTGAATAACCCTGCCACGGTCAAAGAGGCATTTAAGGGCTTAGTCCTTAACAACGCCCTGATTAGCATCCAGCAGCAGCGAGCCCAGCTGAAAGCGGCCCGCCATGTATTCTCCTTTGACGATTTACTGAATAATCTGGCCACTGCCCTTGAAAATGATCCGGATCGACTGCTAGCCGAGGCCATTTTAAAGCAGTTTCCCGTGGCAATGATTGATGAGTTTCAGGATACCGATCCCCTGCAGTACACCATTTTTAAAACCATTTATATTGATAGCCAAAACAAAAATGGCCATAGCCAGGACACCAAAGCCGGCCTGTTTATGATCGGTGACCCCAAACAGGCCATCTATGCTTTTCGGGGTGCCGATATATTCACCTATATGGCCGCCCGTGAACAGGTTAACGCTCACTATACCCTGGACACCAACTGGCGTTCCTCCAGTGTCATGATTGCAGCGGTTAACCGCATCTTCCAGCAAGCGAAAGCACCCTTTATCTATGAAGATGATATTCCCTTTCATCCCGTTGCTGCCTCAGAAAAGGGACAGCATAAATCCCTGTTAATTAATGGTCAGCCTTTACCCGCCGGACAACTCTGGTTCATGGACAGAGATGATGTGGTGGGCAATACGGAATACCAGGATACCATGAGCCTGGCCACAGCAACGGAAATTAACCGATTACTGACGTTAGCCAATCATAATAACTGCCTCATCATGGAAGACGGACACAGCCGTCCGCTGCAAGCGGGTGATATTGCTGTACTGGTACGCAAAAAAGCAGAAGGCCAGCGTATCCGCGAAAGCCTGGCGCAACAGGGTATTGCCAGTGTTTATATGAGTAACAGTGACTCCGTCTTTGCCTGCCAGGAAGCCGTGGATATTCAAAGGCTATTATTGGCCTGCCTGATGCCAACCGATGAAAGAGCCCTCAGGGCTGCCCTGGCTACGCCACTACTGGCACTGGATGCAGCCAGTCTTGACCGGCTCAACCATGACGAGCAGGTCTGGGAACATACTGTAGAAGAATTCACGGGCTATCAGCAACTCTGGATGGAACGTGGTGTTCTGCCCATGCTACGAAGGCTGATCCACCAGCGGAAAGTTGCCGAGAACCTGCTGGCCGATGAATTGGGTGAGCGTCGCCTCACCGACCTGCTTCATTTGGGTGAGCTGCTGGCCGCAGCAGCTCTTGAACAGGAAAGCCAGCATGGGCTGTTACGCTGGTTTACCGAAGCCATTGAGTCACCCAATAAAGATGCGGCCGAACAGCAACTTCATTTGGAAAGTGAAAGAAACCTGGTAAAAATCGTCACTATCCATAAGTCCAAAGGGCTGGAATACAATGTGGTTTTCTTGCCCTTTCCCTGCTTATGGCAGAAAGAAAGACAACCGCTCTATCACGATGAGAAAAGCCGCCAGGCTATTCTTGACCTTTCTTCTCCTGACCAGGCTAGGGAATATGCGGAAAAAGAACGCCTGGCAGAAGACCTTCGTCTTTTATATGTTGCTCTCACCCGTTCCGTACACACCTGCTATATCGGCTTGGCTCCCGTCAAGGCCGGTGGCAGAAACAACCCCACCGACCTTCATCGGTCAGCACTGGGCCGGTTGCTGGCAAACGGTCAGGAAATTGAAGCCTCCGATTTAGGCACCATTCTCGAACAACTCACTGAAGGCAACCCGGCTTTTGCCATCAGTACTCCGCCAGCCACCCCACTGCCAAGATATCAACCCTCAGGGGATCAGCAGCCCAACCTTCAGGCCAGGGCGTTTACAGGCCATATTGAAAAAGATTGGTGGGTTACCAGTTATTCGGCCCTTTCTAAACATGCCACCGCCCATTCACACCCGGAAATCACCGTGCTTCCATCAGAAACTGTGGACCCTGATGCCAGCCAGGAGGCGGCAGGCCATGATATGGAGGTGTATCTGGAGCCTCAGTCAAGCCAGGCAGCTCCCTTAAGTCAGGGTGATAAACTGAATCTGTTTAATTTCCCTAAAGGCGCCCGACCCGGCACCTTTCTTCACACACTGTTTGAAACAGTGGATTTCAGTGAAACCGATAAGGACAAACTGGATACCCAGGTTCAGGAAATGCTGTTAAAAGAGGGATTTGAGGAACACTGGAGCCCCGTCCTGGTGACGATGCTGGAAAATTGCCTGCAATCATCCCTTGATGGAATAAATATGAAGCTGGCTGATATTCCGGAACATCACCGTAAAGTGGAAATGGAGTTCTTTCTGCCCATCCACCAGCTACAGGCCAGTGCCCTGAACCAGCTGATGACCCAACACGATCCCTTAAGCGCCCAGGCATGTAAACTGGATTTCCAGCAGGTTAAGGGCATGCTGAAAGGCTTTATCGACCTGACTTTTGAGTACCAGGGCAAGTGGTATGTACTGGATTACAAGTCTAACTGGCTGGGCGACTGCACTGACGACTACTCCCAGACCCATATGGCACAGGCCATGATTGACCATCGCTATGACCTGCAATACCAGCTCTACTCTCTGGCTCTGCACCGACTCTTGAAACAGCGGTTGCCTGATTACCACTATGACAACCATTTTGGCGGTGTCTTTTATCTGTTTCTTCGGGGTGTCCGCACCGATGACCCCGAACGCCATGGCATTTATCAACACCGACCTCACAAACAGTTTATTGAAAAGCTGGATGCCCTGTTTTCAGGCACATTAGATCAACAGTTTGCAGGAGTACAGGCATGCTTGAGCTTTTGA